In Simplicispira sp. 125, one DNA window encodes the following:
- a CDS encoding EAL domain-containing protein yields MQRTTSTFTRHLWYTLAVLLAMVAAFGGYVVSEKAIDAANRQRLRSLHLADEMRRSTDDLTRLARMAVMTGDGLYQRHYESLLEIREGRKPRPPRDRVVSFDVPSDVDLSAPPGVAVALLDLMRDAGFTEQEFSLLAQAKSLSDQLSRTEHEAMQLRQDQGSNAEASHARARAMLHDAAYLSAKAAIMAPIEEFHALVMERTLAAVARAERNALAMRWIFIGLGLALAFMLYRTSKALRSVMGGSVDEVQAQITRLGKGDFSGSLVLAHSASGSVMARLAQSQAQLQAMESERIRTQSELENNAARLKEAQRLAVLGHWELDLATRQLAWSDETYAIFELDPTQPPSYEVFLGVIHPDDRDSVSKTYSESVQRREPYHITHRLLMPDGRIKHVHERGETHYNAAGQPLRSLGTVQDVTVSLQGKLALERANRDLRLLSDCNTALVHAEEEHSLLAEVCRLCVERGGYLMAWVGYAVHDAAHSVQVMAQSGDHDGYLHNLPVTWADEPHGRGPVGTAIRTGLPCAIDHIKSDPRMALWREQTDQRSMRSCAALPLVCNADVIGSLALYSAEEDCFDSDELRLLMELASDLAYGIATLRTRSEHAQTKARLEFLSNFDPLTHLPNRLLLRDRFEHAARVAQGNPRRIGMLYIDLDHFKQINDSLGYAVGDQVIVKVVERLQQCVPVSATVSRMSGDEFVVLLAGLFDAPALAGVGNAIRDVLTEPIQINGRPLNVSCSVGIGLYPADGDDFETLLKHTHAAVASAKEAGRNACRFFSHEMNDGMLEQIHLTGGLANALRQGEFLLHYQPQIDLASGRIVGVEALVRWQHPTDGLLPPGKFIGLAERSGHIVPLGEWVLHEACRQACQWQDLLPEPPVVSVNLSALQFKRGNVLEMVADALAASGLQSAYLELELTESILLQDVESTIHTLQGLKAMGVKLSIDDFGTGYSSLSYLKRLAVDTLKIDQTFVRDMLMGTDGASIVRAIIQLGHNLQLTVIAEGVETVAECDFLEKSGCDQVQGYLFSRPVPADQMGRLLQSGIKRPGGPIQPVHDL; encoded by the coding sequence ATGCAACGGACTACCTCCACCTTTACCCGCCACCTCTGGTACACGCTGGCTGTGCTGCTGGCCATGGTGGCGGCATTTGGGGGTTATGTCGTTTCCGAGAAAGCCATCGATGCGGCCAACAGGCAACGTCTGCGCTCGCTGCACCTGGCAGACGAAATGCGCCGCTCGACCGACGACCTCACCCGCCTGGCACGCATGGCCGTGATGACCGGCGATGGCTTGTACCAGCGCCACTACGAATCCTTGCTGGAGATTCGTGAGGGGCGCAAGCCAAGGCCCCCGCGCGACCGCGTGGTCTCCTTCGATGTGCCCTCCGATGTGGATTTGTCGGCACCGCCCGGCGTTGCGGTGGCCTTGCTGGATCTGATGCGCGATGCTGGCTTTACCGAGCAGGAATTTTCCCTGCTGGCCCAGGCTAAATCGCTCTCCGACCAACTGAGCCGCACCGAGCACGAAGCCATGCAGTTGCGGCAGGACCAGGGCAGTAATGCCGAGGCCAGCCATGCGCGGGCCCGCGCCATGCTGCACGATGCGGCTTACCTCTCGGCCAAGGCGGCCATTATGGCGCCGATTGAAGAATTCCACGCCCTGGTGATGGAGCGCACCTTGGCCGCCGTGGCGCGGGCCGAGCGCAATGCCCTGGCCATGCGGTGGATCTTCATCGGTCTGGGCCTTGCTCTGGCGTTCATGCTCTACCGTACCTCAAAGGCTCTGCGCAGCGTCATGGGTGGGTCGGTCGATGAGGTGCAGGCGCAGATCACCCGCCTGGGCAAGGGTGATTTCAGCGGATCGCTGGTGCTGGCGCACAGTGCGAGCGGCAGCGTGATGGCGCGGCTGGCGCAATCGCAGGCGCAACTTCAGGCAATGGAGAGCGAGCGCATCCGCACACAATCTGAATTGGAGAACAATGCAGCGCGCTTGAAAGAAGCCCAGCGGCTGGCCGTTCTGGGCCATTGGGAGCTGGATCTGGCAACCCGCCAGCTGGCGTGGTCGGATGAAACCTACGCGATTTTCGAGCTCGACCCCACGCAGCCGCCGTCTTATGAGGTTTTTCTCGGCGTCATTCATCCCGACGACCGCGACAGCGTCAGCAAAACGTATTCCGAATCCGTGCAGCGCCGGGAGCCCTACCACATCACCCATCGCCTGCTGATGCCTGATGGCCGGATCAAGCATGTCCATGAGCGGGGCGAAACGCATTACAACGCAGCGGGCCAGCCTCTGCGCTCCCTTGGTACGGTGCAGGACGTTACCGTGAGCCTGCAAGGCAAACTGGCTCTGGAGCGTGCCAACCGGGATTTGCGCCTGCTGAGTGACTGCAACACAGCTTTGGTGCATGCCGAGGAGGAGCACAGCCTGCTGGCGGAAGTCTGCCGCCTGTGCGTGGAGCGGGGCGGTTATCTCATGGCATGGGTGGGTTATGCCGTGCACGATGCGGCGCACTCCGTGCAGGTGATGGCCCAATCGGGGGACCACGATGGCTATCTTCACAACCTGCCCGTCACCTGGGCCGATGAACCGCACGGCCGTGGGCCTGTGGGCACCGCCATTCGCACGGGCCTGCCGTGCGCCATCGATCACATCAAGAGCGATCCGCGCATGGCCCTGTGGCGCGAGCAGACGGACCAGCGCAGCATGCGCTCGTGTGCGGCCCTGCCGCTGGTCTGCAATGCCGATGTCATCGGTTCGCTGGCACTGTATTCGGCGGAGGAGGACTGTTTTGATTCCGATGAACTGCGCCTGTTGATGGAGTTGGCCTCCGATCTGGCGTATGGCATTGCCACTTTACGCACCCGCAGCGAGCATGCCCAGACCAAGGCGCGATTGGAGTTCTTGTCCAACTTCGACCCACTGACCCATTTGCCCAACCGCTTGTTGCTGCGGGACCGCTTTGAGCATGCTGCGCGGGTGGCTCAAGGCAACCCGCGCCGGATTGGCATGCTGTACATCGATCTGGACCATTTCAAACAGATCAACGACAGCCTGGGCTATGCCGTGGGTGATCAGGTGATCGTGAAGGTGGTCGAGCGGCTGCAGCAGTGCGTTCCTGTATCCGCCACTGTCAGCCGCATGAGCGGTGATGAGTTCGTGGTGCTGCTGGCGGGCCTCTTTGATGCTCCAGCCTTGGCAGGCGTAGGCAATGCGATCCGTGATGTGTTGACCGAGCCGATTCAGATCAATGGCCGTCCGCTCAATGTTTCGTGCTCCGTGGGCATCGGCCTGTATCCGGCCGATGGCGATGATTTCGAAACCCTGCTCAAACATACCCATGCGGCCGTGGCCAGCGCCAAGGAAGCCGGTCGCAACGCTTGCCGTTTCTTCTCGCACGAAATGAACGATGGCATGCTGGAGCAGATTCACCTGACCGGCGGCCTGGCCAATGCCTTGCGCCAGGGCGAATTTTTGCTGCACTACCAGCCACAGATCGATCTGGCCAGTGGCCGCATTGTTGGAGTGGAGGCCCTGGTGCGCTGGCAGCACCCCACCGATGGCCTGCTGCCGCCTGGCAAGTTCATCGGCCTGGCCGAGCGCAGTGGGCACATCGTGCCGTTGGGCGAGTGGGTTCTGCACGAGGCCTGCCGCCAGGCCTGTCAATGGCAAGACCTGTTGCCCGAGCCGCCGGTGGTGAGCGTCAACCTTTCGGCCCTGCAATTCAAACGCGGCAACGTGCTGGAGATGGTGGCCGACGCCTTGGCCGCTTCGGGCCTGCAATCCGCCTACCTGGAGCTAGAGCTCACCGAATCCATTTTGCTGCAGGACGTGGAATCGACCATTCATACGCTGCAGGGCCTCAAGGCGATGGGGGTGAAGCTGTCTATCGACGACTTTGGAACGGGCTATTCCAGCCTGTCGTATCTCAAGCGGCTGGCCGTCGATACCCTCAAGATTGACCAGACCTTTGTGCGCGACATGCTGATGGGCACTGATGGTGCCTCGATCGTGCGGGCCATCATCCAGTTAGGGCACAACCTGCAATTGACCGTGATCGCCGAGGGCGTAGAAACCGTGGCGGAGTGTGATTTCCTGGAAAAATCAGGGTGCGATCAGGTGCAAGGCTACCTGTTCAGCCGCCCGGTGCCCGCCGACCAGATGGGGCGCCTGCTCCAGAGCGGAATCAAACGGCCCGGGGGCCCCATCCAGCCGGTGCACGATTTATAG
- a CDS encoding DUF1566 domain-containing protein, whose amino-acid sequence MKFIQPTCHTWLACLAALGFASAALAQEQAAASVTAAPAPARMQLSEDGTLVIDKRSKVAWARCVEGTHWNGKTCEGLPLLFDRAEAMATAAARSKAEGVAWRLPRANELRHLVNKRAVPAGVDLALFPAAPGTWHWSSSTRVHTGSINTYNYGSVMHGSGGGTSSHLGSFRNGWAVDMSSGEASGDVAKSSRLPVRLVRPYQ is encoded by the coding sequence ATGAAATTCATCCAACCGACCTGCCACACATGGCTTGCCTGCCTGGCAGCCCTCGGTTTCGCTTCGGCCGCCTTGGCTCAAGAACAGGCAGCAGCATCAGTCACCGCGGCGCCCGCCCCGGCGCGCATGCAGCTCTCAGAAGACGGCACCCTGGTGATCGACAAGCGCTCCAAAGTGGCCTGGGCACGCTGTGTTGAAGGCACGCACTGGAACGGCAAGACCTGCGAAGGCCTGCCCTTGCTGTTCGACCGGGCCGAGGCCATGGCCACAGCCGCCGCCCGCAGCAAGGCCGAAGGCGTTGCGTGGCGCCTGCCCCGCGCCAATGAATTGCGCCATCTGGTGAATAAAAGGGCTGTACCCGCAGGGGTGGACTTGGCGCTGTTTCCTGCAGCGCCCGGCACCTGGCATTGGTCCAGCTCCACCCGTGTGCACACGGGCAGCATCAATACGTACAACTACGGCAGTGTGATGCACGGCAGCGGGGGCGGCACATCCAGCCACCTGGGATCGTTTCGCAATGGCTGGGCGGTAGACATGTCCTCCGGCGAAGCCAGCGGCGACGTTGCCAAGAGCAGCCGCCTGCCCGTTCGGCTGGTGCGACCCTATCAATGA
- a CDS encoding SEL1-like repeat protein, with protein MKPCTRITRLASLVLVVLAATGPSAGASAHTRATVIAQVQMPSPKQEHIDAEPATVPYIESAPATMPSIDPRPLDDQPSIVAPPVTKDSLTTHDTQQAQAVDRELRRLLRTAEAPRTIGSTTQSAQAAWTLGLIYLHGAGVRRDTALAQRWFEQAARFGREPWAYAGLAWCYLDGCTGPPDPMAAARAIDQLRPRHRARADFLQWVLAMRQTPLQVAKPGMNQDQVLELPNRPLLEKAAAAGDMHANIELGMDAVTNERFEQAEQYFRRAGPQSQAAQKNLQQLAARGNSPITAPQKSPLTASAAEALTTARKYHRGQGVPSNFTEAIRFYRLADQRGSVEARRMLALIYSRPAPGGSIDPGWMQQLAQVDLATTIPTMGVLGTTHLLHREPTPLYDLMPVFWRDQLTQVER; from the coding sequence ATGAAACCCTGCACCCGCATCACGAGACTTGCGTCCTTGGTACTGGTAGTGCTGGCCGCCACCGGGCCGAGCGCAGGCGCCAGCGCACACACGCGAGCCACCGTCATTGCCCAGGTACAAATGCCCTCGCCCAAGCAGGAGCACATTGATGCAGAGCCTGCCACAGTGCCGTACATTGAATCGGCACCGGCGACGATGCCGAGCATCGACCCCAGGCCACTCGACGATCAGCCAAGCATCGTTGCCCCGCCGGTCACGAAAGACTCGCTCACCACGCACGACACGCAGCAGGCGCAGGCGGTCGATCGTGAGTTGCGGCGCCTGCTGCGCACCGCAGAGGCGCCACGCACGATCGGCAGCACCACGCAGTCGGCCCAGGCAGCCTGGACGCTGGGCTTGATTTACCTGCACGGCGCGGGTGTTCGGCGCGACACGGCGCTGGCGCAGCGCTGGTTCGAGCAGGCGGCGCGTTTCGGGCGTGAGCCCTGGGCCTACGCCGGGTTGGCCTGGTGCTACCTCGACGGCTGCACGGGGCCTCCCGACCCCATGGCCGCTGCGCGTGCCATCGATCAGTTGCGCCCGCGCCACCGCGCGCGCGCCGACTTCCTGCAATGGGTGCTGGCTATGCGCCAGACGCCGCTGCAGGTGGCCAAGCCAGGAATGAATCAGGATCAGGTGCTGGAGTTGCCCAACCGCCCGTTGCTCGAGAAAGCCGCTGCGGCCGGCGACATGCACGCCAACATTGAGCTGGGTATGGACGCCGTCACCAACGAGCGCTTTGAGCAGGCCGAGCAGTACTTTCGCCGCGCCGGCCCCCAGTCGCAGGCCGCACAAAAAAACCTGCAGCAGTTGGCCGCACGCGGCAACAGCCCGATCACGGCGCCACAGAAGTCGCCGCTTACCGCGAGCGCCGCAGAGGCGCTGACGACTGCGCGCAAATACCACCGGGGCCAGGGCGTCCCGTCGAATTTCACAGAGGCGATTCGCTTTTATCGGCTGGCCGACCAGCGCGGCAGTGTGGAGGCGCGGCGCATGCTGGCCCTGATTTATTCCAGGCCCGCGCCCGGTGGCAGTATCGACCCGGGCTGGATGCAGCAACTTGCCCAGGTCGACCTCGCCACGACCATTCCAACGATGGGGGTGCTTGGTACCACGCATCTGCTGCACCGCGAGCCGACCCCTTTGTATGACTTGATGCCGGTGTTTTGGCGCGATCAATTGACCCAGGTCGAACGTTGA
- a CDS encoding DUF4384 domain-containing protein encodes MTKRSATPGSERRPAHGTRNWLAATLATAALLAGCATPLDARKDAEYQRHASVADRPVVRPVRSVSSFSESLVCMDRMLREAQLPTTLITSKQFIDFSGKVPVATKEMITTSLSQMSRLSNAFRFVDFEVDIARQDTVQNLTTILLNNNQMQLQRPALYVSGAIAFVDQSVTNNSMDAGVSGARVDLGYSRSRSATIIGLEVHLGDFRTRTLIPGIDSANEVVTGGGGEGLDVGGRIGTYGVKFNVGRDYAIGTGAAMRTLVDLAMIEVVGKWARVPYWQCLTLDQAHPHFQRVMHEWYNESGPDGQFNLVKASLTSQGYLPRESETLSNNHPIMRHALARFQADRGLTVSGTIDFPTYEAALNHFVALAEDGSLTRIGWNSSGRETVAAADGTAATTLGLATAQPWTINLQIENPQPAGELPAFTSGEQIFLSTTVSHASHLYCYYADSAGWVMRLLPNGLQPNSLVSANQAIRIPDWMAPNPGFILEAGSPGTEGVICVATQEDVAPKLPTEMQVPALTLMSGVQGAQGVLERFTAVTGKNGLTSQSIQWIVQPRRPPPPPPPPAPALPQRRPAT; translated from the coding sequence ATGACCAAACGCAGCGCAACCCCGGGTTCAGAGCGTCGCCCAGCGCATGGGACTCGCAACTGGCTGGCGGCCACCCTGGCCACTGCCGCCCTGCTGGCGGGCTGTGCGACGCCCCTGGACGCGCGCAAGGACGCCGAATACCAGCGGCACGCCTCGGTGGCCGACCGTCCGGTGGTGCGCCCGGTGCGATCCGTCTCCAGTTTTTCCGAATCGCTGGTCTGCATGGACCGCATGCTGCGTGAGGCGCAACTGCCCACCACGCTGATCACCAGCAAGCAATTCATCGATTTCTCTGGCAAGGTGCCCGTGGCGACCAAGGAGATGATCACCACCTCGCTGTCGCAGATGTCGCGCCTGAGCAATGCCTTCCGCTTCGTCGACTTCGAGGTTGATATCGCGCGCCAGGACACGGTGCAGAACCTCACAACGATCCTGCTCAACAACAACCAGATGCAGTTGCAGCGCCCCGCGCTGTATGTGTCGGGTGCGATTGCCTTTGTCGACCAGAGCGTCACCAACAACAGCATGGACGCGGGCGTCTCGGGCGCGCGCGTTGACCTTGGCTACAGCCGATCGCGCAGCGCCACGATCATCGGTCTCGAGGTTCACTTGGGCGACTTTCGCACGCGCACCCTCATTCCCGGCATCGATTCGGCCAACGAGGTGGTGACCGGCGGCGGCGGCGAGGGACTTGACGTGGGGGGCCGCATCGGCACCTACGGAGTGAAGTTCAACGTCGGGCGCGACTATGCCATTGGCACCGGCGCCGCAATGCGCACGCTCGTCGATCTGGCGATGATTGAAGTCGTTGGAAAGTGGGCCCGCGTGCCCTATTGGCAATGCCTGACACTGGATCAGGCGCATCCACACTTTCAGCGGGTAATGCACGAGTGGTACAACGAAAGCGGCCCCGACGGGCAATTCAATCTGGTCAAGGCCTCGCTGACCAGCCAGGGCTATTTGCCGCGCGAATCGGAAACCCTCTCGAACAACCACCCCATCATGCGTCATGCGCTGGCCAGGTTTCAGGCCGACCGGGGTTTGACGGTGAGTGGCACCATCGACTTTCCGACCTACGAGGCGGCGTTGAATCACTTCGTCGCATTGGCTGAGGACGGCTCGCTCACCCGCATCGGCTGGAACAGCAGCGGACGCGAGACAGTTGCGGCTGCCGACGGCACCGCTGCGACTACGCTTGGGCTGGCCACTGCCCAACCCTGGACGATCAACTTACAGATCGAGAATCCGCAGCCGGCCGGCGAACTTCCTGCATTCACCTCAGGTGAGCAAATCTTCCTGTCGACCACGGTCTCGCACGCCTCGCACCTGTACTGCTACTACGCCGACAGCGCCGGGTGGGTGATGCGATTGCTGCCCAACGGGCTGCAACCCAATTCGCTGGTGTCGGCCAACCAGGCCATCCGTATCCCGGACTGGATGGCGCCCAACCCCGGCTTCATCCTCGAGGCGGGCAGCCCTGGAACCGAAGGCGTGATCTGCGTCGCCACGCAAGAAGACGTCGCGCCCAAGCTACCCACCGAGATGCAAGTGCCCGCGCTGACCCTGATGAGCGGTGTGCAGGGAGCGCAAGGAGTGCTGGAACGTTTTACTGCAGTGACTGGGAAAAACGGCCTGACCTCGCAATCGATCCAATGGATCGTGCAGCCACGCCGCCCACCGCCACCACCGCCACCACCTGCTCCAGCGTTGCCCCAACGGCGACCTGCAACGTAA
- a CDS encoding response regulator transcription factor, with amino-acid sequence MGPFSTFNNTPSVWPDFMMGQEAKPVRVLLVDDDEHIRRVIAQELMGDSRTLLVAQASSVREGRKAIKQHEFDVLLVDLNLGDGQGFDLLESLRFVRPQAQAVVISVMESDEQVLRALELGAAGYLGKNCWFGNYLQAVLQVANGGASISPNLARRLLHRFDHAHAADAMKREPDVAEHLSVREKEILRMVANGFTSAEIASRLLISPMTVNTHIRNIYRKLQVRTRAQAVRFASLWGLL; translated from the coding sequence ATGGGTCCTTTCTCCACGTTCAACAACACTCCATCGGTATGGCCTGACTTCATGATGGGCCAAGAAGCCAAGCCGGTGCGGGTGCTGCTCGTTGACGACGACGAACACATCCGACGGGTGATTGCGCAAGAACTCATGGGCGACTCGCGCACCTTGTTGGTGGCCCAGGCATCCAGTGTGCGTGAAGGGCGCAAGGCGATCAAACAGCATGAATTCGACGTGCTGCTGGTTGACCTGAACCTCGGAGATGGTCAGGGTTTCGACTTGCTGGAATCGTTGCGGTTCGTGCGCCCACAGGCCCAGGCTGTAGTGATTTCGGTGATGGAAAGCGATGAACAGGTGTTGCGCGCATTGGAGCTTGGTGCGGCAGGCTATTTGGGCAAGAACTGCTGGTTCGGCAACTACTTGCAGGCAGTTTTGCAGGTGGCCAATGGCGGTGCGTCGATCTCCCCGAATTTGGCGCGGCGGTTGCTCCACCGCTTTGATCACGCCCACGCTGCAGATGCCATGAAACGCGAGCCTGATGTGGCGGAGCATTTGTCTGTGCGCGAGAAGGAAATCCTGCGCATGGTGGCCAATGGCTTCACCAGTGCCGAGATTGCTTCCCGACTCTTGATCAGTCCGATGACTGTCAACACACACATCCGCAACATTTACCGCAAGCTGCAGGTACGAACGCGCGCGCAGGCCGTTCGTTTCGCATCGCTGTGGGGCTTGTTGTAG
- a CDS encoding ATP-binding protein: MFLSRNRRQAMYCTAIWCVQLFLIVLAIYLLLRERAHYMLALQAALLATVLFRGPVIWQRFEGALSRNRRSSKRASPEVMAERHRIARDLHDGIGLQLVAAMAMLDARNPKELRILQELELCMLGLRMAVDAMAMSNEPLIVRLAGLRHRIEPLLECRGVRLEWNVQSPDDVSLPEGPKASEIIFIMQEALGNVVHHAQATQVQVTMMHEPNRGIWCFEVCDNGVGLPAGLDAVDSGHGQGMKAMRHRAKQAGLHLALETPEGGGTRVRLEARGYWQSDAREMFFS; the protein is encoded by the coding sequence ATGTTCCTAAGTCGCAATCGCCGCCAAGCGATGTATTGCACGGCGATCTGGTGCGTACAACTGTTCTTGATTGTTCTCGCCATCTACCTGCTATTGCGCGAGCGTGCCCACTACATGTTGGCGCTGCAAGCGGCATTGCTTGCGACGGTGTTGTTTCGAGGTCCGGTGATCTGGCAAAGATTTGAGGGCGCTTTGTCCCGGAACCGCCGCAGCAGCAAGCGGGCCAGCCCAGAGGTGATGGCCGAACGCCACCGCATTGCACGGGACCTGCATGACGGTATTGGCTTGCAACTGGTGGCCGCGATGGCCATGCTCGATGCACGCAATCCGAAAGAGCTTCGTATTTTGCAGGAGCTGGAACTGTGCATGCTGGGCCTGCGCATGGCCGTAGACGCGATGGCCATGTCCAACGAGCCGCTCATCGTACGCCTGGCCGGGCTGCGCCACCGTATCGAACCTTTGCTGGAGTGCCGGGGCGTCAGGCTCGAGTGGAATGTCCAGTCGCCCGATGATGTGTCGTTGCCCGAGGGCCCCAAAGCGTCCGAGATTATTTTCATCATGCAGGAGGCACTCGGTAACGTCGTGCACCATGCACAGGCCACGCAGGTCCAGGTGACGATGATGCACGAGCCGAATCGGGGGATATGGTGCTTTGAAGTGTGCGACAACGGCGTTGGATTGCCCGCAGGCCTGGATGCCGTCGATAGTGGACATGGCCAGGGCATGAAAGCCATGCGCCATAGGGCAAAACAGGCAGGGCTGCACCTTGCGCTGGAAACCCCTGAAGGCGGCGGTACGCGGGTACGCCTGGAGGCGCGTGGCTATTGGCAGTCTGACGCGAGGGAGATGTTCTTCAGTTGA
- a CDS encoding Tex family protein has translation MQQIIRQLAAEIKIKEQQVVAAVELLDGGATVPFIARYRKEVTNGLDDIQLRELEARLSYLRELQDRRVAVLKSIDEQGKLTDPLRAAIAAAPTKQELEDIYLPFKQKRRTKGQIAKEFGIEPLADRLFADPSLDPAVEAAAFTKPPEVLDDGKPGADFSTVPAVLDGVRDILSERWAEDPALVQSLREWLWAEGLLAAKKVEGKNENDPEVSKFRDYFDYDEPIGRVPSHRALAVFRGRALEMLEAKLVQPEPQAHPTSTPDPRKPSLAEGKIALHLGWSHAGRPADDLLRKCVAWTWRVKLSLSTERDLFARLRDEAEKVAIKVFADNLRDLLLAAPAGPRVVMGLDPGIRTGVKVAVVDATGKLVETATVYPHEPRRDWEGSLHTLAKLAEKHGVNLIAIGNGTASRETDKLAAELIKLMEKVPVTQTGKARAAIEKVVVSEAGASVYSASEYASQEMPDVDVSLRGAASIARRLQDPLAELVKIDPKSIGVGQYQHDVNQSELARTLGTVVEDCVNSVGVDLNTASVPLLSRVSGLSASVAKAVVRWRETNGAFKTRKQLLEVSGLGAKTFEQSAGFLRIRGGDNPLDMTGVHPETYSVVEQIMQTTGKPVAEIMGRADMLKTLKPELFANEKFGVITARDILAELEKPGRDPRPDFKVARFNDGVEDIKDLKEGMILEGTVSNVAQFGAFIDLGVHQDGLVHVSQLAHKFVTDAREVVKTGDIVKVKVMEVDVERKRIGLSMKLGEAPPRQSGDRGAPRENRYEGAGRGYQQPQRRAPESVQQSAMASAFAKLQQAKKQ, from the coding sequence ATGCAGCAGATCATCCGGCAACTGGCCGCAGAAATCAAAATCAAGGAACAGCAGGTGGTCGCCGCCGTCGAACTGCTGGACGGCGGAGCGACGGTGCCCTTTATTGCCCGTTACCGCAAGGAAGTCACCAACGGGTTGGACGATATCCAGCTGCGTGAGCTGGAAGCCCGCCTGTCCTACCTGCGCGAGTTGCAGGATCGCCGCGTTGCCGTACTCAAGAGCATTGACGAGCAGGGCAAGCTGACCGACCCGCTCCGCGCCGCCATTGCTGCTGCGCCGACCAAGCAGGAATTGGAAGACATTTACCTGCCGTTCAAGCAAAAGCGCCGTACCAAGGGCCAGATCGCCAAGGAATTTGGCATTGAGCCGCTGGCCGACAGGCTTTTTGCTGATCCCTCGCTCGACCCGGCCGTGGAGGCGGCCGCGTTTACCAAGCCCCCTGAAGTGCTGGACGATGGCAAGCCGGGCGCGGACTTTTCGACGGTGCCCGCCGTGCTCGATGGCGTGCGCGACATCCTTTCAGAGCGCTGGGCCGAAGACCCGGCGCTGGTGCAAAGCCTGCGCGAATGGCTCTGGGCTGAAGGCCTGCTGGCAGCGAAGAAAGTGGAAGGCAAGAACGAGAACGACCCTGAGGTCTCCAAGTTTCGGGACTACTTCGACTACGACGAGCCGATTGGCCGGGTGCCTTCGCACCGTGCGCTGGCGGTCTTTCGGGGCCGGGCGCTGGAGATGCTGGAAGCCAAGCTGGTGCAGCCCGAGCCGCAGGCGCATCCCACATCCACGCCCGACCCGCGCAAACCGAGCCTGGCCGAAGGAAAAATTGCCCTGCACCTGGGTTGGAGCCATGCGGGGCGCCCTGCCGACGACCTGCTGCGCAAGTGCGTGGCCTGGACCTGGCGCGTCAAGCTGAGCCTTTCGACCGAGCGCGACCTGTTTGCACGCCTGCGCGACGAGGCTGAGAAGGTGGCGATCAAGGTGTTTGCCGACAACCTGCGCGACCTGCTGCTGGCAGCTCCCGCGGGACCGCGTGTGGTGATGGGGCTGGACCCGGGCATTCGCACTGGCGTGAAGGTGGCCGTGGTGGACGCCACGGGCAAGCTCGTGGAAACCGCGACCGTCTACCCCCACGAGCCGCGCCGCGACTGGGAAGGCTCGCTGCACACCCTGGCCAAGCTGGCCGAAAAGCACGGCGTGAACCTGATTGCGATTGGCAACGGCACGGCCAGCCGCGAGACCGACAAGCTGGCGGCCGAGTTGATTAAATTAATGGAAAAAGTGCCTGTAACGCAGACAGGTAAAGCGCGAGCAGCTATCGAAAAAGTAGTAGTCAGCGAGGCCGGTGCCTCCGTCTACAGCGCCAGCGAATACGCATCGCAAGAGATGCCTGATGTGGACGTGAGCCTGCGCGGCGCGGCCAGCATTGCCCGGCGCCTGCAGGACCCGCTGGCCGAGCTGGTCAAGATCGACCCCAAGAGCATTGGCGTGGGCCAGTACCAGCATGATGTGAACCAGAGCGAGCTGGCCCGCACGTTGGGCACGGTGGTGGAGGATTGCGTGAACTCAGTAGGTGTGGACCTGAACACGGCCAGCGTGCCGCTGCTCAGCCGCGTGTCGGGCCTGTCCGCCAGTGTGGCCAAGGCCGTGGTGCGCTGGCGCGAGACCAATGGTGCGTTCAAGACCCGCAAGCAGCTCCTGGAGGTGAGCGGCCTGGGCGCAAAAACGTTTGAGCAAAGTGCGGGCTTCCTGCGCATTCGGGGTGGCGACAATCCGCTGGATATGACCGGCGTGCACCCGGAGACCTATTCCGTGGTGGAGCAGATCATGCAGACGACGGGCAAGCCTGTGGCCGAGATCATGGGCCGCGCGGACATGCTCAAAACCTTGAAGCCCGAGCTGTTTGCCAATGAGAAGTTTGGCGTCATTACCGCCCGGGATATCCTGGCCGAGTTGGAAAAACCCGGCCGAGACCCGCGCCCCGACTTCAAGGTGGCGCGCTTCAATGACGGTGTGGAAGACATCAAGGATTTGAAGGAAGGCATGATTCTGGAAGGCACGGTGAGCAACGTGGCCCAGTTCGGCGCCTTCATCGACCTGGGTGTGCACCAGGACGGCCTGGTGCATGTGAGCCAGCTGGCGCACAAGTTTGTGACCGACGCACGCGAAGTGGTCAAGACCGGCGACATCGTCAAGGTTAAGGTGATGGAGGTGGATGTCGAGCGCAAACGCATCGGCCTGTCGATGAAGCTGGGCGAGGCACCGCCGCGCCAAAGTGGTGACCGGGGCGCTCCACGCGAGAACCGGTATGAAGGGGCAGGGCGCGGCTACCAGCAGCCGCAGCGCCGGGCGCCCGAATCGGTGCAGCAGTCGGCCATGGCATCGGCCTTTGCGAAGCTGCAACAGGCGAAAAAACAGTAA